The genome window GGTCGAAGGACGGCCGGCGATGCTGGTCTACGACGCTCGCGGCCCCATGGACCAGCCCGCCCATTTCGTGCTGCTGACGTGGCGCGAGGAAGGCGTGGCCCGGATCCGGGACTACCTGTTCGCGCCCTACGTCATGGAAACCGCCGACTGGGTGCGGCTCGACTCCATTTCCTGAAGGACTCGCCATGCACAAGGCCACCATCGTCTCCACCGGCACCGACTACCTGCATCGAATCCAGGCCGGCCCCTTCGGCCTGGACACCGACGAGCCCAAGTCCCTGGGCGGCCAGGGCGGCGCTCCGGCGCCCTTCGACTACTACCTGGCGTCGCTATCCGCCTGCACCGCGATCACCCTGCGCATGTACGCGCAGCGCAAGGGCTGGAACCTGGGCGAATTCCGCGCCGAGCTGGCCTTGCGCTTCGACGAGCAGGGCACGGCGCACATCCACCGCAGGCTGTATTCGGACCAGCCGCTCACCGCCGAGCAATGGAAACGGTTGCTGGAGATCGTGGCCAATACGCCGGTCACCAAGGTCATGCGCAACGGCGCGGTGATCACCAGCGAAGCTCCCGAGGCGGGGGCGTAGATCCCATGTTCGCCCAGCCGCCTCCGTCCTAGTCGAACTGGCCGTGGGTCTCGGGCGCGACCTTGGCGCCCACCAGGTAGACCACCGCCAGCAAGGCCGAGGTGATGGCCAGCACATGCGGGATGTCCTGCGGCGAACCGCTCAGCAGCGAGACCACCGTGGGCATCATGCCGCCGACGGCGAAGCCTATGTTCCAGGACAGTCCGGTGCCGCTGGCGCGCATCTTGGCCGGAAAGCGCTCGTTCAGGAAGATCATGACGGGCGCGATGATGGCGCCGCCCAAGAGGGCGA of Pigmentiphaga sp. H8 contains these proteins:
- a CDS encoding OsmC family protein gives rise to the protein MHKATIVSTGTDYLHRIQAGPFGLDTDEPKSLGGQGGAPAPFDYYLASLSACTAITLRMYAQRKGWNLGEFRAELALRFDEQGTAHIHRRLYSDQPLTAEQWKRLLEIVANTPVTKVMRNGAVITSEAPEAGA